One segment of Equus asinus isolate D_3611 breed Donkey chromosome 18, EquAss-T2T_v2, whole genome shotgun sequence DNA contains the following:
- the N6AMT1 gene encoding methyltransferase N6AMT1 isoform X2 — protein sequence MRALSACAWGGERKMAALGLPTPLHGHVGRGAFSDVYEPAEDTFLLLDALEAAAAEFTGVEICLEVGSGSGVVSAFLASMIGPQALYMCTDINPEAAACTLETARCNSVHIQPVITDLVGSHGIEAAWAGGRNGREVMDRFFPLVPDLLSPRGLFYLVTIKENNPEEILKTMKTKGLQGTTALSRQAGQELLSILKFTRSSHTGGAP from the exons ATGCGCGCTTTGAGCGCGTGCGCGTGGGGCGGAGAAAGAAAGATGGCAGCGCTTGGACTCCCCACGCCACTGCATGGGCACGTGGGCCGCGGCGCCTTCAGCGACGTGTACGAGCCCGCGGAGGACACGTTCCTGCTGCTGGACGCGctcgaggcggcggcggccgagTTCACGGG agtgGAAATATGCCTTGAAGTAGGATCAGGGTCTGGAGTGGTATCTGCATTCCTAGCCTCTATGATAGGTCCTCAAGCCTTGTACAT GTGCACTGATATCAACCCTGAGGCAGCAGCCTGCACCCTGGAGACAGCCCGCTGTAACAGTGTCCACATTCAACCAGTAATTACAGATTTG GTAGGAAGTCACGGAATAGAGGCAGCCTGGGCTGGTGGCAGAAATGGTCGAGAAGTCATGGACAGGTTCTTTCCGCTGGTTCCAGATCTCCTTTCACCAAGAGGATTATTCTATTTAGTTAccattaaagaaaacaatccag aagaaattctgaaaacaatgaAGACGAAAGGTCTACAAGGGACCACTGCACTTTCCAGGCAAGCAGGCCAAGAGCTCCTTTCTATCCTCAAGTTCACAAGGTCCTCACATACAGGGGGTGCTCCTTGA
- the N6AMT1 gene encoding methyltransferase N6AMT1 isoform X1 — MRALSACAWGGERKMAALGLPTPLHGHVGRGAFSDVYEPAEDTFLLLDALEAAAAEFTGVEICLEVGSGSGVVSAFLASMIGPQALYMCTDINPEAAACTLETARCNSVHIQPVITDLVKGLLPRLKGNVDLLVFNPPYVVTPPEEVGSHGIEAAWAGGRNGREVMDRFFPLVPDLLSPRGLFYLVTIKENNPEEILKTMKTKGLQGTTALSRQAGQELLSILKFTRSSHTGGAP; from the exons ATGCGCGCTTTGAGCGCGTGCGCGTGGGGCGGAGAAAGAAAGATGGCAGCGCTTGGACTCCCCACGCCACTGCATGGGCACGTGGGCCGCGGCGCCTTCAGCGACGTGTACGAGCCCGCGGAGGACACGTTCCTGCTGCTGGACGCGctcgaggcggcggcggccgagTTCACGGG agtgGAAATATGCCTTGAAGTAGGATCAGGGTCTGGAGTGGTATCTGCATTCCTAGCCTCTATGATAGGTCCTCAAGCCTTGTACAT GTGCACTGATATCAACCCTGAGGCAGCAGCCTGCACCCTGGAGACAGCCCGCTGTAACAGTGTCCACATTCAACCAGTAATTACAGATTTG GTCAAAGGCTTGCTACCAAGATTGAAGGGAAACGTTGATCTTTTGGTGTTTAATCCTCCCTATGTAGTGACTCCACCTGAAGAG GTAGGAAGTCACGGAATAGAGGCAGCCTGGGCTGGTGGCAGAAATGGTCGAGAAGTCATGGACAGGTTCTTTCCGCTGGTTCCAGATCTCCTTTCACCAAGAGGATTATTCTATTTAGTTAccattaaagaaaacaatccag aagaaattctgaaaacaatgaAGACGAAAGGTCTACAAGGGACCACTGCACTTTCCAGGCAAGCAGGCCAAGAGCTCCTTTCTATCCTCAAGTTCACAAGGTCCTCACATACAGGGGGTGCTCCTTGA